In one Oryza glaberrima chromosome 2, OglaRS2, whole genome shotgun sequence genomic region, the following are encoded:
- the LOC127764782 gene encoding protein LPA3 produces the protein MATSYCSISNPPLSKTSFPNKQVPGWVLRAISKGKGNYTGGIYTTTKRNLRTGFHVCAVNGGQGTRNVSGAEFPSDYTELLAQAKEAAESAFKDGKQLLEIEFPTAGLQSVPGDSEGGIEMTGSMLLIREFCDRFVPAEKATRTRIFFPEANEVSFARQSAFEGCSLKLDYLTKPSLFEDFGFTTKVKMSDRVRPEDEIFLVAYPYFNVNEMLVVEELYKEAIVSTDRKLIIFNGELDRIRSGYYPPFFYPKLAELSKTFLPKLETVYYIHNFKGLKGGTLFRCYPGPWKVLRNIGGSFFCLHEQEEMPSLKEVALDILPSA, from the exons ATGGCAACCAGTTATTGCTCCATCTCCAATCCTCCATTATCCAAAACTTCCTTTCCCAATAAACAG gtcCCAGGTTGGGTACTTCGAGCAATCAGCAAAGGCAAGGGAAACTACACTGGTGGTATTTATACTACAACAAAGAGGAATTTAAGAACTGGGTTCCATGTTTGTGCCGTCAATGGAGGTCAGGGCACTCGCAATGTGTCTGGGGCAGAGTTCCCAAGCGATTACACTGAACTTCTAGCGCAG GCAAAAGAAGCTGCTGAGTCAGCTTTTAAGGATGGGAAGCAGCTATTG GAAATTGAGTTCCCTACAGCAGGACTACAATCTGTACCAG GTGACAGTGAAGGTGGAATTGAGATGACTGGAAGCATGCTTCTTATAAGAGAATTCTGTGATCGCTTTGTCCCTGCTGAGAAAGCTACAAGAACCAGAATC TTCTTCCCTGAGGCAAATGAAGTTTCATTTGCAAGACAATCTGCCTTTGAAGGATGTTCCCTGAAGCTAGATTATCTAACAAAACCATCCCTATTTGAAGATTTTGGTTTTACAACAAAGGTCAAAATGTCAGACCGTGTGCGTCCAGAAGACGAGATATTCCTCGTGGCTTATCCCTATTTCAATGTCAATG AAATGCTTGTGGTTGAAGAGCTTTACAAGGAAGCAATTGTTAGCACAGACCGAAAACTGATAATATTCAACGGGGAACTAGATCGAATAAGAAGTGGGT ACTATCCTCCTTTCTTCTACCCAAAGCTAGCGGAACTTTCCAAAACATTTCTTCCAAAGCTGGAGACAGTTTATTATATTCACAATTTTAAGGGACTCAAAGGAGGAACACTTTTCAG GTGTTATCCTGGGCCTTGGAAGGTTCTGAGAAACATAGGTGGCAGTTTCTTCTGCTTGCATGAACAAGAAGAGATGCCATCACTGAAGGAAGTGGCCCTCGACATCCTTCCTTCTGCCTAG